From Jeotgalibacillus haloalkalitolerans:
CAATCAAGTTTGACGGACATACTGTTGCAGTTGAAAAAGCTGAGGGTGAAACGTGTGATAGATGCTGGACGGTCACAACAGACGTTGGTAAAGACAGCGATCATCCAACGCTTTGCACAAGATGTGCGACTGTTGTAAAAGAGAACTACGCAGACGTTGCTGCAGAATAAATCCCTTTGAGCTGCCGGTTATAATACCGGCAGCTTTTTTACTTTAAGAGTGCATAGATTTTGGCTCATTCCATGCCTGCTTGCAGGCATGGCTTTTCAAGCAGAACTTGAAAAGTACCGAATAAGAAAAGAAAGCTGAAATTCAAGCTCGCTTGATTTCAGCTTTCTTTTCTTATTCGGTAAATGAGCCAAAATCGAACGAAGTTATACATAAAAAATTTTAATTGTTCATATTCCCATAAACTATTTGCAAAACATCTGCTGTTATCATGCCTGAAGTCCTGAATTATGCTACAATACTTTAAGGGTTTGCAACGAGATAACGGAGGTAGACAAGTGATCTATTATTTGCTGGCTTTATTTATTATCGCAGTGGACCAGCTGACAAAGTGGCTGGTGGTAAGGAATATGGAAGTAGGGGAATCGATCAATGTGATTGATGGTTTTTTCTACCTGACCTCGCATCGTAATACAGGTGCAGCATGGGGGATGCTTGAAGGACAGATGTGGCTGTTTTATATTGTCACACTGATTGTCATTGCAGGAATTCTTTTTTACTATCACAAACATGCTAAAGGAAATAAATTATTCAGTGCAAGCCTGATGGTGTTACTGGGCGGAGCAGTCGGAAACTTTATTGACCGTATTTTCAGACAGGAAGTTGTAGACTTTCTACAGTTTACATTCTTCAATTTTATTTTTAATATTGCAGATGCGGCACTGACAATTGGCGTAATCATGTTGTTTCTTCAAATGATTTTGGAAGAAGTGCAGGAAAAGAGGAAGAAAAATGGAAAACATTCAACACTCAATACAGGAAAATGAAAAAGGAAAACGCCTTGATGCGGTTTTGGCAGGGCTTGAATATAACTGGTCAAGAACCCAGGTGCAGCAGTGGATTAAAGAGGGCAATGTAACAGTGAACGGTTCTACAACTAAGCCGAATTACAAATGCGTGCCTGGTGCTGAAGTACAGATTGAAATTCCTGATCCGGAACCACTTGATGTAGAAGCTGAAGAAATGAATCTTGATATTTATTATGAAGACGCTGATGTATTAGTTGTGAATAAACCAAAAGGCATGGTCGTTCATCCTGCCCCGGGACATCTGACAGGGACACTTGTGAACGGTCTGATGGCGCACTGTAATGACCTTTCAGGCATTAACGGTGTACTGCGTCCTGGAATTGTACACAGAATAGATAAAGATACATCAGGATTACTGATGGTTGCAAAGAATGATTCAGCTCATGAGAAACTTGTGCAGCAGTTGGTCGATAAAAGCGTGACAAGAAAATATACTGCTGTCGTTCATGGTCTTATTACGCATGATGCAGGTACAATTGATGCACCGATTGGCCGCGATAAAAAAGACCGTCAGAGTATGACTGTAGTAGACGGAGGGAAACAGGCGATTACACACTTTAATGTGATTGACCGCTTTAAGGATTTTACGCTTGTAGAATGTATTCTTGAAACTGGACGTACGCATCAGATCCGCGTTCACATGAAGCATATCGGTTTCCCGCTTGCAGGTGATCCGAAATATGGTCCGCGTAAAACACCTGATCTGAATGGCCAGGCGCTTCATGCAGGCGTGCTTGGATTTGTTCACCCTTCAACAGGAGAATATATGGAATTTTCAGCGCCTGCTCCGGAAAGCTTAAATGAGTTTATTGAAAAACTTAAGAACGAACGTTGACAATCAGTACTTTAAAGTTTAAACTGAGAACAACTTAATAACTGAAACCTTTAATCCGGTCCAGAGAGACAGGGAAGGCTTAGCGAATGTTACCAGTATATTTCTGCCCTTCCGTCTGCCTTCAGCCGGGAGGGCTTTTTATATCGAAAGGAATGATCAGATGTCTGCAACTGTCGTGATGGATGAGCAGATGATGAAACGGGCGCTCACAAGAATTGCTCACGAAATTATCGAGCGCAATAAAGGTGTCGATGACTGTGTACTGGTTGGGATCAAAACCAGAGGCATACATTTAGCAGAACGCCTGAAGGAGAGAATAGAGTCGATCGAGCAGGTCAGTGTACCAGTCGGTGAGCTGGACATTACCATGTATCGAGACGACCTGGAGAAAAAGCATACTTCCGGCGAGCCGGTTGTACACAGTAAAAACATCTCATTAGAAATTAACAATAAAAAAGTGATCGTGGTTGATGATGTGCTCTACACAGGAAGAACCGTCAGAGCAGCAATGGATGCGATTATGGATAACGGCAGACCAACACAGATACAGCTTGCCGTTTTAATTGACCGGGGACACAGAGAGCTTCCGATCAGAGCTGATTTTGTAGGAAAAAATATTCCGACTTCCAGCACTGAGAAGATCAGCGTCGAATTAAATGAAACAGATCAAAATGAACAGGTAACCATACACAAATAAAATCCTTTAATGCAGTCCGGAGAGGCTGGCAAAGGAGACGATGGGGGATCAGTATATCCTCAAGAGCCTCTTTGCCATGCTCCCGGCAAAGAGGCTTTTTTATGAGGAGGAAACGTCAATGACAAATACACAAACAGCAAAACCAATTCTGGATGTAGAAGAAAAACCAAAATTAAATCAGTGGCTGACACTCAGCCTGCAGCACCTTTTCGCGATGTTTGGTGCAACTGTCCTGGTGCCGATGCTGGTAGGATTAAGCCCGGGGACAGCACTATTATCAAGCGGTCTGGGTACCATTGCATACCTGATCATCACAAAAGGTCAGATACCGGCATACCTCGGATCTTCATTCGCGTTCATCGCACCAATTATCACAGCAACTGAAATAGGCGGTCCGCAGGCAGCCATGCTAGGGGCATTTTTTGCAGGACTTGCATACGGTGCAGTTGCCATGCTGATCTACAAATTCGGAGTAAACTGGCTGATGAGAATCCTCCCTCCGGTGGTAGTTGGACCTGTAATCATAGTCATCGGACTCAGTCTGGCCGGAACAGCTGTCAATATGGCAATGTACGAAAATCCACTTGCAGACCCGGCTGAATTCGTCTACAGCGGAACACACATTACAGTCGCTCTGATTACACTTGCAATTACGATTATCGCTTCAATCTATTTTAAAGGGTTTTTCGGACTGATCCCGGTTCTTGTAGGAATCACAGGTGGATACATTGCAGCGTTGTTTGCAGGTCTTGTTAATTTCCAGCAGGTCATTGACGCACCATGGTTTGCAGTACCGGATCTTTATATGCCATTTGTCGATTACACACCGGGCTTCTCCTGGACGGCCATTGCGATCATGGTACCGGTAGCAATCGTAACGCTTTCGGAGCATACAGGTCATCAGATGGTTGTCAGTAAAGTAGTAGGAAGAAACTTTTTGGAAAAGCCGGGGTTACACAGATCACTGCTGGGTGATGGTGTTGCCACAATGATCGCTTCAATGATCGGTGGACCGCCAAACACAACTTACGGTGAAAACATTGGGGTACTTGCAATCACAAGAATCTTCAGCGTATTTGTGATCGGGGGCGCAGCAGTCCTTGCAATCTTCTTCGGATTTGTTGGTAAAGTATCCGCACTGATTAGTTCGATCCCAACACCAGTTATGGGCGGCGTATCAATTCTGCTCTTTGGAATCATTGCTTCAAGCGGACTCAGAATGCTGATTGAAGCAAAAGTGGACTTTTCTTACAAACGCAACCTGATCATCGCGTCAGTTATCATGATCATCGGAGTTGGCGGAGCGTACGTACAATTTACAGACTCATTTATCCTTCCGGGGATGGCACTTGCAGCAATCATCGGCATTGCACTGAACCTGATTTTACCCGGCCGCAAGCCGGAAGAGGAAACACTATTTAATGAAAATAAAGCCGCATAACAATCCTTTTAAATGAAGTCCAGAGAGGCTTTCAAAAGGGTTTCTGACAGTACCAGTCTGTCTAAAACCGCTTTTTGAGCCTGCTCTCAAAAAGCGGTTTTTTATTGGAAAGCGGTTATACAAACGATTAATAAATTAATAGAGCTGATGATTGGAGTGGAAGGCGGTGACTCCTGCGGCAGGAAGGGACAGCTG
This genomic window contains:
- the lspA gene encoding signal peptidase II; protein product: MIYYLLALFIIAVDQLTKWLVVRNMEVGESINVIDGFFYLTSHRNTGAAWGMLEGQMWLFYIVTLIVIAGILFYYHKHAKGNKLFSASLMVLLGGAVGNFIDRIFRQEVVDFLQFTFFNFIFNIADAALTIGVIMLFLQMILEEVQEKRKKNGKHSTLNTGK
- a CDS encoding RluA family pseudouridine synthase, with amino-acid sequence MENIQHSIQENEKGKRLDAVLAGLEYNWSRTQVQQWIKEGNVTVNGSTTKPNYKCVPGAEVQIEIPDPEPLDVEAEEMNLDIYYEDADVLVVNKPKGMVVHPAPGHLTGTLVNGLMAHCNDLSGINGVLRPGIVHRIDKDTSGLLMVAKNDSAHEKLVQQLVDKSVTRKYTAVVHGLITHDAGTIDAPIGRDKKDRQSMTVVDGGKQAITHFNVIDRFKDFTLVECILETGRTHQIRVHMKHIGFPLAGDPKYGPRKTPDLNGQALHAGVLGFVHPSTGEYMEFSAPAPESLNEFIEKLKNER
- the pyrR gene encoding bifunctional pyr operon transcriptional regulator/uracil phosphoribosyltransferase PyrR, with the translated sequence MSATVVMDEQMMKRALTRIAHEIIERNKGVDDCVLVGIKTRGIHLAERLKERIESIEQVSVPVGELDITMYRDDLEKKHTSGEPVVHSKNISLEINNKKVIVVDDVLYTGRTVRAAMDAIMDNGRPTQIQLAVLIDRGHRELPIRADFVGKNIPTSSTEKISVELNETDQNEQVTIHK
- the uraA gene encoding uracil permease; the protein is MTNTQTAKPILDVEEKPKLNQWLTLSLQHLFAMFGATVLVPMLVGLSPGTALLSSGLGTIAYLIITKGQIPAYLGSSFAFIAPIITATEIGGPQAAMLGAFFAGLAYGAVAMLIYKFGVNWLMRILPPVVVGPVIIVIGLSLAGTAVNMAMYENPLADPAEFVYSGTHITVALITLAITIIASIYFKGFFGLIPVLVGITGGYIAALFAGLVNFQQVIDAPWFAVPDLYMPFVDYTPGFSWTAIAIMVPVAIVTLSEHTGHQMVVSKVVGRNFLEKPGLHRSLLGDGVATMIASMIGGPPNTTYGENIGVLAITRIFSVFVIGGAAVLAIFFGFVGKVSALISSIPTPVMGGVSILLFGIIASSGLRMLIEAKVDFSYKRNLIIASVIMIIGVGGAYVQFTDSFILPGMALAAIIGIALNLILPGRKPEEETLFNENKAA